One Felis catus isolate Fca126 chromosome D2, F.catus_Fca126_mat1.0, whole genome shotgun sequence DNA window includes the following coding sequences:
- the LDB1 gene encoding LIM domain-binding protein 1 isoform X1: MSVGCACPGCSSKSFKLYSPKEPPNGNAFPPFHPGTMLDRDVGPTPMYPPTYLEPGIGRHTPYGNQTDYRIFELNKRLQNWTEECDNLWWDAFTTEFFEDDAMLTITFCLEDGPKRYTIGRTLIPRYFRSIFEGGATELYYVLKHPKEAFHSNFVSLDCDQGSMVTQHGKPMFTQVCVEGRLYLEFMFDDMMRIKTWHFSIRQHRELIPRSILAMHAQDPQMLDQLSKNITRCGLSNSTLNYLRLCVILEPMQELMSRHKTYSLSPRDCLKTCLFQKWQRMVAPPAEPARQQPSKRRKRKMSGGSTMSSGGGNTNNSNSKKKSPASTFALSSQVPDVMVVGEPTLMGGEFGDEDERLITRLENTQFDAANGIDDEDSFNNSPALGANSPWNSKPPSSQESKSENPTSQASQ, encoded by the exons ATGTCAGTGGGCTGTGCCTGTCCTG gTTGTTCCTCAAAGTCATTCAAGCTGTACTCGCCGAAGGAGCCCCCGAACGGCAACGCCTTCCCTCCTTTCCATCCCGGCACCATGCTAGATCGGGATGTGGG CCCAACTCCCATGTACCCGCCTACATATCTGGAGCCCGGGATTGG GAGGCACACACCATATGGCAACCAAACTGACTACAGAATATTCGAGCTTAACAAACGGCTTCAAAACTGGACAGAG GAGTGTGACAATCTCTGGTGGGATGCTTTCACGACTGAGTTCTTTGAGGATGATGCCATGTTAACCATCACTTTCTGCCTGGAGGATGGACCAAAGAGATATA CCATTGGCCGGACCTTGATCCCACGCTATTTCCGCAGCATCTTTGAAGGGGGTGCTACGGAACTGTACTATGTGCTTAAGCACCCCAAGGAGGCATTCCACAGCAACTTTGTGTCCCTTGACTGTGACCAAGGCAGCATGGTGACGCAGCATGGCAAACCCATGTTCACCCAG GTGTGTGTGGAGGGCCGGTTGTACCTAGAGTTCATGTTTGACGACATGATGCGGATAAAGACGTGGCACTTCAGCATCCGGCAGCACCGAGAGCTCATCCCCCGCAGCATCCTTGCCATGCAT GCCCAGGACCCCCAGATGTTGGATCAGCTCTCCAAAAATATCACCCGGTGTGGGTTGTCCAATTCCACTCTCAACTACCTCCGA CTCTGTGTGATACTCGAGCCCATGCAGGAGCTCATGTCCCGCCACAAGACCTACAGCCTCAGCCCCCGTGACTGCCTCAAGACCTGCCTTTTCCAGAAGTGGCAGCGCATGGTAGCACCCCCCG CGGAGCCCGCGCGGCAGCAGCCCAGCAAACGGCGGAAACGAAAGATGTCAGGGGGCAGCACCATGAGCTCGGGGGGTGGCAACaccaacaacagcaacagcaagaAGAAAAGCCCAGCCAGCACCTTCGCCCTCTCCAGCCAGGTACCT GATGTGATGGTGGTGGGGGAGCCCACCCTGATGGGCGGGGAGTTCGGGGACGAGGACGAGAGGCTCATCACCCGGCTGGAGAACACCCAGTTTGACGCGGCCAACGGCATTGACGACGAGGACAGCTTTAACAACTCCCCCGCCCTGGGCGCCAACAGCCCCTGGAACAGCAAGCCTCCATCCAGCCAAGAAAGCAAATCGGAGAACCCCACGTCACAGGCCTCCCAGTAA
- the LDB1 gene encoding LIM domain-binding protein 1 isoform X3, translated as MYPPTYLEPGIGRHTPYGNQTDYRIFELNKRLQNWTEECDNLWWDAFTTEFFEDDAMLTITFCLEDGPKRYTIGRTLIPRYFRSIFEGGATELYYVLKHPKEAFHSNFVSLDCDQGSMVTQHGKPMFTQVCVEGRLYLEFMFDDMMRIKTWHFSIRQHRELIPRSILAMHAQDPQMLDQLSKNITRCGLSNSTLNYLRLCVILEPMQELMSRHKTYSLSPRDCLKTCLFQKWQRMVAPPAEPARQQPSKRRKRKMSGGSTMSSGGGNTNNSNSKKKSPASTFALSSQVPDVMVVGEPTLMGGEFGDEDERLITRLENTQFDAANGIDDEDSFNNSPALGANSPWNSKPPSSQESKSENPTSQASQ; from the exons ATGTACCCGCCTACATATCTGGAGCCCGGGATTGG GAGGCACACACCATATGGCAACCAAACTGACTACAGAATATTCGAGCTTAACAAACGGCTTCAAAACTGGACAGAG GAGTGTGACAATCTCTGGTGGGATGCTTTCACGACTGAGTTCTTTGAGGATGATGCCATGTTAACCATCACTTTCTGCCTGGAGGATGGACCAAAGAGATATA CCATTGGCCGGACCTTGATCCCACGCTATTTCCGCAGCATCTTTGAAGGGGGTGCTACGGAACTGTACTATGTGCTTAAGCACCCCAAGGAGGCATTCCACAGCAACTTTGTGTCCCTTGACTGTGACCAAGGCAGCATGGTGACGCAGCATGGCAAACCCATGTTCACCCAG GTGTGTGTGGAGGGCCGGTTGTACCTAGAGTTCATGTTTGACGACATGATGCGGATAAAGACGTGGCACTTCAGCATCCGGCAGCACCGAGAGCTCATCCCCCGCAGCATCCTTGCCATGCAT GCCCAGGACCCCCAGATGTTGGATCAGCTCTCCAAAAATATCACCCGGTGTGGGTTGTCCAATTCCACTCTCAACTACCTCCGA CTCTGTGTGATACTCGAGCCCATGCAGGAGCTCATGTCCCGCCACAAGACCTACAGCCTCAGCCCCCGTGACTGCCTCAAGACCTGCCTTTTCCAGAAGTGGCAGCGCATGGTAGCACCCCCCG CGGAGCCCGCGCGGCAGCAGCCCAGCAAACGGCGGAAACGAAAGATGTCAGGGGGCAGCACCATGAGCTCGGGGGGTGGCAACaccaacaacagcaacagcaagaAGAAAAGCCCAGCCAGCACCTTCGCCCTCTCCAGCCAGGTACCT GATGTGATGGTGGTGGGGGAGCCCACCCTGATGGGCGGGGAGTTCGGGGACGAGGACGAGAGGCTCATCACCCGGCTGGAGAACACCCAGTTTGACGCGGCCAACGGCATTGACGACGAGGACAGCTTTAACAACTCCCCCGCCCTGGGCGCCAACAGCCCCTGGAACAGCAAGCCTCCATCCAGCCAAGAAAGCAAATCGGAGAACCCCACGTCACAGGCCTCCCAGTAA
- the LDB1 gene encoding LIM domain-binding protein 1 isoform X4, with the protein MSVGCACPGCSSKSFKLYSPKEPPNGNAFPPFHPGTMLDRDVGPTPMYPPTYLEPGIGRHTPYGNQTDYRIFELNKRLQNWTEECDNLWWDAFTTEFFEDDAMLTITFCLEDGPKRYTIGRTLIPRYFRSIFEGGATELYYVLKHPKEAFHSNFVSLDCDQGSMVTQHGKPMFTQVCVEGRLYLEFMFDDMMRIKTWHFSIRQHRELIPRSILAMHAQDPQMLDQLSKNITRCGLSNSTLNYLRLCVILEPMQELMSRHKTYSLSPRDCLKTCLFQKWQRMVAPPAEPARQQPSKRRKRKMSGGSTMSSGGGNTNNSNSKKKSPASTFALSSQVPVSISAFFSLLGCPTADP; encoded by the exons ATGTCAGTGGGCTGTGCCTGTCCTG gTTGTTCCTCAAAGTCATTCAAGCTGTACTCGCCGAAGGAGCCCCCGAACGGCAACGCCTTCCCTCCTTTCCATCCCGGCACCATGCTAGATCGGGATGTGGG CCCAACTCCCATGTACCCGCCTACATATCTGGAGCCCGGGATTGG GAGGCACACACCATATGGCAACCAAACTGACTACAGAATATTCGAGCTTAACAAACGGCTTCAAAACTGGACAGAG GAGTGTGACAATCTCTGGTGGGATGCTTTCACGACTGAGTTCTTTGAGGATGATGCCATGTTAACCATCACTTTCTGCCTGGAGGATGGACCAAAGAGATATA CCATTGGCCGGACCTTGATCCCACGCTATTTCCGCAGCATCTTTGAAGGGGGTGCTACGGAACTGTACTATGTGCTTAAGCACCCCAAGGAGGCATTCCACAGCAACTTTGTGTCCCTTGACTGTGACCAAGGCAGCATGGTGACGCAGCATGGCAAACCCATGTTCACCCAG GTGTGTGTGGAGGGCCGGTTGTACCTAGAGTTCATGTTTGACGACATGATGCGGATAAAGACGTGGCACTTCAGCATCCGGCAGCACCGAGAGCTCATCCCCCGCAGCATCCTTGCCATGCAT GCCCAGGACCCCCAGATGTTGGATCAGCTCTCCAAAAATATCACCCGGTGTGGGTTGTCCAATTCCACTCTCAACTACCTCCGA CTCTGTGTGATACTCGAGCCCATGCAGGAGCTCATGTCCCGCCACAAGACCTACAGCCTCAGCCCCCGTGACTGCCTCAAGACCTGCCTTTTCCAGAAGTGGCAGCGCATGGTAGCACCCCCCG CGGAGCCCGCGCGGCAGCAGCCCAGCAAACGGCGGAAACGAAAGATGTCAGGGGGCAGCACCATGAGCTCGGGGGGTGGCAACaccaacaacagcaacagcaagaAGAAAAGCCCAGCCAGCACCTTCGCCCTCTCCAGCCAGGTACCTGTAAGCATCTcggctttcttctctcttctgggcTGCCCTACTGCTGACCCCTGA
- the LDB1 gene encoding LIM domain-binding protein 1 isoform X2: MSVGCACPGCSSKSFKLYSPKEPPNGNAFPPFHPGTMLDRDVGPTPMYPPTYLEPGIGRHTPYGNQTDYRIFELNKRLQNWTEECDNLWWDAFTTEFFEDDAMLTITFCLEDGPKRYTIGRTLIPRYFRSIFEGGATELYYVLKHPKEAFHSNFVSLDCDQGSMVTQHGKPMFTQVCVEGRLYLEFMFDDMMRIKTWHFSIRQHRELIPRSILAMHAQDPQMLDQLSKNITRCGLSNSTLNYLRLCVILEPMQELMSRHKTYSLSPRDCLKTCLFQKWQRMVAPPAEPARQQPSKRRKRKMSGGSTMSSGGGNTNNSNSKKKSPASTFALSSQDVMVVGEPTLMGGEFGDEDERLITRLENTQFDAANGIDDEDSFNNSPALGANSPWNSKPPSSQESKSENPTSQASQ, from the exons ATGTCAGTGGGCTGTGCCTGTCCTG gTTGTTCCTCAAAGTCATTCAAGCTGTACTCGCCGAAGGAGCCCCCGAACGGCAACGCCTTCCCTCCTTTCCATCCCGGCACCATGCTAGATCGGGATGTGGG CCCAACTCCCATGTACCCGCCTACATATCTGGAGCCCGGGATTGG GAGGCACACACCATATGGCAACCAAACTGACTACAGAATATTCGAGCTTAACAAACGGCTTCAAAACTGGACAGAG GAGTGTGACAATCTCTGGTGGGATGCTTTCACGACTGAGTTCTTTGAGGATGATGCCATGTTAACCATCACTTTCTGCCTGGAGGATGGACCAAAGAGATATA CCATTGGCCGGACCTTGATCCCACGCTATTTCCGCAGCATCTTTGAAGGGGGTGCTACGGAACTGTACTATGTGCTTAAGCACCCCAAGGAGGCATTCCACAGCAACTTTGTGTCCCTTGACTGTGACCAAGGCAGCATGGTGACGCAGCATGGCAAACCCATGTTCACCCAG GTGTGTGTGGAGGGCCGGTTGTACCTAGAGTTCATGTTTGACGACATGATGCGGATAAAGACGTGGCACTTCAGCATCCGGCAGCACCGAGAGCTCATCCCCCGCAGCATCCTTGCCATGCAT GCCCAGGACCCCCAGATGTTGGATCAGCTCTCCAAAAATATCACCCGGTGTGGGTTGTCCAATTCCACTCTCAACTACCTCCGA CTCTGTGTGATACTCGAGCCCATGCAGGAGCTCATGTCCCGCCACAAGACCTACAGCCTCAGCCCCCGTGACTGCCTCAAGACCTGCCTTTTCCAGAAGTGGCAGCGCATGGTAGCACCCCCCG CGGAGCCCGCGCGGCAGCAGCCCAGCAAACGGCGGAAACGAAAGATGTCAGGGGGCAGCACCATGAGCTCGGGGGGTGGCAACaccaacaacagcaacagcaagaAGAAAAGCCCAGCCAGCACCTTCGCCCTCTCCAGCCAG GATGTGATGGTGGTGGGGGAGCCCACCCTGATGGGCGGGGAGTTCGGGGACGAGGACGAGAGGCTCATCACCCGGCTGGAGAACACCCAGTTTGACGCGGCCAACGGCATTGACGACGAGGACAGCTTTAACAACTCCCCCGCCCTGGGCGCCAACAGCCCCTGGAACAGCAAGCCTCCATCCAGCCAAGAAAGCAAATCGGAGAACCCCACGTCACAGGCCTCCCAGTAA
- the LDB1 gene encoding LIM domain-binding protein 1 isoform X5, which produces MLDRDVGPTPMYPPTYLEPGIGRHTPYGNQTDYRIFELNKRLQNWTEECDNLWWDAFTTEFFEDDAMLTITFCLEDGPKRYTIGRTLIPRYFRSIFEGGATELYYVLKHPKEAFHSNFVSLDCDQGSMVTQHGKPMFTQVCVEGRLYLEFMFDDMMRIKTWHFSIRQHRELIPRSILAMHAQDPQMLDQLSKNITRCGLSNSTLNYLRLCVILEPMQELMSRHKTYSLSPRDCLKTCLFQKWQRMVAPPAEPARQQPSKRRKRKMSGGSTMSSGGGNTNNSNSKKKSPASTFALSSQVPDVMVVGEPTLMGGEFGDEDERLITRLENTQFDAANGIDDEDSFNNSPALGANSPWNSKPPSSQESKSENPTSQASQ; this is translated from the exons ATGCTAGATCGGGATGTGGG CCCAACTCCCATGTACCCGCCTACATATCTGGAGCCCGGGATTGG GAGGCACACACCATATGGCAACCAAACTGACTACAGAATATTCGAGCTTAACAAACGGCTTCAAAACTGGACAGAG GAGTGTGACAATCTCTGGTGGGATGCTTTCACGACTGAGTTCTTTGAGGATGATGCCATGTTAACCATCACTTTCTGCCTGGAGGATGGACCAAAGAGATATA CCATTGGCCGGACCTTGATCCCACGCTATTTCCGCAGCATCTTTGAAGGGGGTGCTACGGAACTGTACTATGTGCTTAAGCACCCCAAGGAGGCATTCCACAGCAACTTTGTGTCCCTTGACTGTGACCAAGGCAGCATGGTGACGCAGCATGGCAAACCCATGTTCACCCAG GTGTGTGTGGAGGGCCGGTTGTACCTAGAGTTCATGTTTGACGACATGATGCGGATAAAGACGTGGCACTTCAGCATCCGGCAGCACCGAGAGCTCATCCCCCGCAGCATCCTTGCCATGCAT GCCCAGGACCCCCAGATGTTGGATCAGCTCTCCAAAAATATCACCCGGTGTGGGTTGTCCAATTCCACTCTCAACTACCTCCGA CTCTGTGTGATACTCGAGCCCATGCAGGAGCTCATGTCCCGCCACAAGACCTACAGCCTCAGCCCCCGTGACTGCCTCAAGACCTGCCTTTTCCAGAAGTGGCAGCGCATGGTAGCACCCCCCG CGGAGCCCGCGCGGCAGCAGCCCAGCAAACGGCGGAAACGAAAGATGTCAGGGGGCAGCACCATGAGCTCGGGGGGTGGCAACaccaacaacagcaacagcaagaAGAAAAGCCCAGCCAGCACCTTCGCCCTCTCCAGCCAGGTACCT GATGTGATGGTGGTGGGGGAGCCCACCCTGATGGGCGGGGAGTTCGGGGACGAGGACGAGAGGCTCATCACCCGGCTGGAGAACACCCAGTTTGACGCGGCCAACGGCATTGACGACGAGGACAGCTTTAACAACTCCCCCGCCCTGGGCGCCAACAGCCCCTGGAACAGCAAGCCTCCATCCAGCCAAGAAAGCAAATCGGAGAACCCCACGTCACAGGCCTCCCAGTAA